The sequence AAATATACAGTTGAAGTTTTATTAGAAGAAGCTGGTACTCAAGATTGTCAAAAGGCTAATCGAAAACTTAGTCAATTAACTGAGCTTTCAGTTGATGACAAGCAAATCAGCGATTTACAACCTGTTGTAAGTTTGACTCAATTAACCGAACTGAAACTGAAAAGTAATCAAATCAGCGATATAAAACCACTTTCTAAATTAACCAATTTAACTAAACTGTATCTCGATTCTAATAACATTAGCCAGGTAAAAGAGCTTGCTAATTTAATAAATTTAACCGAACTTAGTCTTAGCTATAATCAACTCAGCCATGTCAAAGGAATTACTAATTTAACTAAGCTAGAATATCTGAATCTTCATCGCAATCAAATAACCGATATTCGACCACTTGCCAATTTAACGAATTTAATTAAGCTGCAACTTAGCAGCAACCAAATAGAGAGTATCAAGCCGCTTAGTAAATTAAATAATTTGACAGAACTGATTGTGTATCAAAATAAAATTAATGAAGTTAAAGAAATAACTAATTTAATCAATTTAAAATATTTGAATATTGGTAAGAATAATATCAGCAACGTAAAACCGCTTTGGGAATTGACTAACTTAATTGAACTGTATATTAACGA comes from Rivularia sp. PCC 7116 and encodes:
- a CDS encoding leucine-rich repeat domain-containing protein; protein product: MKKVIVILLLAATLTACRNSSTTSTLSKQHQQPNKTFKSWCEDKLNLPQDIKYTVEVLLEEAGTQDCQKANRKLSQLTELSVDDKQISDLQPVVSLTQLTELKLKSNQISDIKPLSKLTNLTKLYLDSNNISQVKELANLINLTELSLSYNQLSHVKGITNLTKLEYLNLHRNQITDIRPLANLTNLIKLQLSSNQIESIKPLSKLNNLTELIVYQNKINEVKEITNLINLKYLNIGKNNISNVKPLWELTNLIELYINENKISNIETLADLSNLKELGLWKNQISDITPLWQLTNLTKLNIQENKIIDIKALANLTNLTYLNAAGNPIQNKTCPVKPKSICKF